The following coding sequences lie in one Candidatus Nitrospira allomarina genomic window:
- a CDS encoding glycosyltransferase has product MTPHSLETECVSADSTPVAVSVVVPVTERCDALDQIYCVHADILRSLVPSFEFIFVLDEGFEKAAQPLHGLVDKGEPIRIVPLQRHFGEATVLMVGFQQARADVIITLSAYFQTLPEGLHTVMSYLNKGYDLVVTRRYPRQDPWINRLQNRVFHFAMRLLTGVQFHDMSCSLRGIRKHVVREVNLYGDLHRFLPLLAYQRGFRVVERDVAQHPADFHSRMLRPGVYLRRILDIISVAFLFKFTKKPLRFFGLVGAGLFSGGLIISLILAIQKLFGLTGLTDRPLLILGVLLMVLGVQTASVGLLGEMIVFTHARKMKDYTIKDLLKAKS; this is encoded by the coding sequence ATGACTCCTCATAGTCTTGAGACAGAATGTGTTTCTGCAGATTCAACGCCTGTGGCTGTTTCCGTTGTGGTGCCAGTCACCGAACGATGTGATGCCTTAGACCAGATTTACTGTGTCCATGCGGACATCCTACGCAGCCTGGTGCCTTCATTTGAATTTATTTTTGTTTTAGACGAGGGGTTTGAGAAAGCCGCTCAACCTCTTCATGGCCTGGTAGACAAGGGAGAGCCCATTCGAATCGTTCCACTTCAGCGACATTTTGGAGAAGCTACTGTCCTTATGGTGGGATTTCAGCAGGCCCGGGCTGACGTCATTATAACTCTGTCGGCGTACTTTCAGACGCTTCCCGAAGGTCTGCATACGGTTATGAGTTACCTCAATAAGGGCTATGATCTGGTTGTGACGCGTCGTTACCCTCGGCAAGATCCCTGGATCAATCGTCTTCAAAATCGAGTCTTCCATTTTGCCATGCGATTGTTAACTGGCGTGCAGTTTCATGATATGAGTTGTAGCCTTCGCGGAATTCGGAAGCATGTGGTCCGTGAAGTGAATCTCTATGGAGATCTTCATCGGTTTCTCCCCCTACTGGCCTATCAACGGGGGTTCCGAGTGGTAGAGCGAGATGTCGCCCAGCATCCAGCTGATTTTCATTCCCGAATGCTACGGCCGGGGGTGTATCTTCGCAGGATTCTCGATATCATTTCCGTTGCGTTTCTATTCAAATTCACCAAAAAACCATTGCGGTTTTTCGGCTTGGTTGGGGCAGGGTTGTTTTCCGGGGGTCTGATCATTTCTCTGATTTTGGCCATCCAAAAACTCTTTGGTCTCACTGGGCTTACCGATCGCCCACTGTTAATCCTGGGTGTCCTATTGATGGTACTCGGGGTCCAAACCGCCTCCGTCGGCCTTCTTGGTGAAATGATCGTTTTCACTCATGCCAGGAAGATGAAAGACTACACCATTAAAGATCTCTTAAAGGCAAAATCTTAA